ACCGGCCATCGACAACGCCGGCCCAGCTCTTGCCGTTGAGCACCGCGAGGTAGTCCGGGTAGTCGATCGGCCGAAACACCCGGCAGCCCAGCAGCCCGGCGCAGCCGTTCACGTCGTAGTGATGGTCTTCTTCCGCTACCGCCAACGGTCGGCACGCATCCGTCGTCGGCGCATCGAGCGACACCGGGTAAAACACCAGCTCGCCCGCATCCGCCCCGGCCCAGAGGTAGCGGTGCAGCGAGGTTGCGTACTGGGGCAGGCCCGCCTTCACCAGTGCGTCGTCGTCGGTGCACAGCGCGAGCGGCCGATCCTGGTCGTCGCGCGGGACGACGGTCTGCATGCTCTCCAGGTTCAGCATACACGGCGGGGGGTGCGTGGTTTCGTGCCCGGTCCAGAGGATCGAGGCGGGGTCGGCCCGGCGCAGCGCGTCGGCCTGCCGCCGCCAGCGCTCGTCCATCGCGTGGTTCGACAACGACGGCTGGACGACCGGCGCAACCGAGCCCAGCGCATCGGTCCGCTGGATCCACACCTCGACCAGCTGGTGCCCGCGCCCGGCCCGGTCGACCATCGCGCCCAGACACACCCGCGCATCGACCAGCGAACGCAGCGTGACCAGCGGCGACTTGCCCGCCGTCTTCTTCGTCGAGACCAGCAGGCACAGCCCAAGCCCAAGGACAGGGTCCGCCGACGACAGCGCCACGGCGGCGTAGCCCTCGGGGATGCAGGAGTCGGTCGGTTCGGCGTCGGGCACGATCGCTCCATCAAGAGGCGGACAGGTTCCCCAGAGAATGCTGGTGGACAACCAGCAATATAACGACCGCGTCGAATCCTATCTCCCGTTGCGAGATGTGATGGGTTCGAACAGAAAGGTCTTATTCGATTGGCCGAAGATGTTTCACCCGATCAGCACCTGCGGGCAGCCGGAAACGATGGCGCCGCCGTGGACGGTCGTATCGCCGACACGGGCGGCGGGCATGTAGCCGATGAGGACTTTGGCCGAGCCCTTGACGATCGTGTCCGGCGGGCCGACGCAGGTACACATGCTCCCGACCGTGGCGGCGGCCATGTAGCCGATCATGACGGTCGGTGCGCCGGGGGTGACGATCGGTCCGCCGACGTGAGGGACCG
The sequence above is a segment of the Phycisphaeraceae bacterium D3-23 genome. Coding sequences within it:
- a CDS encoding PAAR domain-containing protein codes for the protein MQPAARVGDMHTCPLATPGTPPVPHVGGPIVTPGAPTVMIGYMAAATVGSMCTCVGPPDTIVKGSAKVLIGYMPAARVGDTTVHGGAIVSGCPQVLIG